In a single window of the Raphanus sativus cultivar WK10039 chromosome 9, ASM80110v3, whole genome shotgun sequence genome:
- the LOC130500130 gene encoding meiosis-specific protein ASY2-like — MNLDRLRDSSGTGSADQNSHDGDDAIDDDGVDRPIEGIGATKTNPSGELGHSRGGMIEQVLDLAPELARSSSVGSQDWGDVLPTRSTVESVTSLLKACRAFGVTFVIPGSDQRPWTPPLGYHCVYESFFGREAKLWFPIPRLITSYCARRDVAMTQIMIGTIRIAVALMVMAAEIDVSMPVRTFEEVIQTQPKPNGFLGIQMRSGFHILMGHPSPPKQWQRFYFYVKADEAAFEEPPSEECRVLWSDLGLPHAIGARDTFWRDLPKIAVLRQQSWGDFSLDRIERQRERIARVDWMSKEPFVEGKGKRLPLPIMGKIPKAYLNYSEILRAQLSGGNFGSVSSLKDKEAEAQISSSGKIGTDERGTESQGLPIENADVMTIDPSASESADPTLSASPLKRKEKKKKSKSSKEMVIDSGDGRDSVGKNTAAIDQSADREKEPEDLAEEGQTALPISKRKEPADGGSLDHGGKRLKKAYDNSSRSSSEIALPASRLLPWGGLGPPSDRLALAVSERWAFRHDKDGPLVGDPSACAELVRQIRGGTQLMPETPTLAFPDRFAESAQADVEAIFRKNQLIADYELVLRKMASDFASAEATIEAKEMEIEELKQAALVIEAKDVEIEKLKQAALVKSKEIVDERTRFYRERKQAKQTSDDLEEELETAHSKVAELKAEAEDLKKTMEFAKQVHRRDLASQTSRIAAAANECFDKFKRYMVDRDRREEKLILHSEASGTLGSMDVLKDFGTSIPKELIDTLTANEANFRRDMEEVTVEAITEQDFILPRFSGLDVSPGLNQSDKAMDASSSDKVV; from the exons ATGAATCTGGATCGGTTGAGGGATTCGAGTGGAACGGGATCTGCTGATCAAAATTCACATGACGGGGATGATGCGATTGACGATGATGGCGTTGACCGACCGATTGAAGGGATTGGGGCAACTAAGACGAATCCCTCGGGGGAGCTAGGTCACAG TCGAGGTGGGATGATCGAGCAGGTTCTTGATCTCGCGCCTGAGCTCGCTCGATCCTCTTCGGTGGGAAGTCAGGATTGGGGCGATGTTCTACCCACTCGGTCAACCGTCGAGAGCGTTACTTCCTTGTTAAAGGCGTGTCGAGCGTTTGGCGTTACCTTTGTGATTCCGGGTTCCGACCAGCGACCATGGACGCCTCCTCTCGGTTATCACTGTGTCTACGAATCCTTCTTTGGGCGAGAAGCAAAGCTATGGTTTCCCATCCCTCGATTAATAACTTCATATTGTGCCCGGCGGGATGTGGCTATGACACAAATAATGATCGGTACGATAAGGATTGCGGTCGCTTTGATGGTGATGGCGGCTGAGATAGACGTCTCGATGCCCGTTCGTACTTTTGAAGAAGTAATCCAGACGCAGCCCAAACCAAATGGTTTTCTTGGAATACAGATGCGGTCGGGGTTCCACATCTTGATGGGTCATCCGTCGCCGCCGAAACAATGGCAACGTTTTTACTTCTACGTCAAAGCCGACGAGGCGGCGTTCGAGGAACCACCTAGCGAAGAGTGCCGTGTCTTATGGAGCGATC tcgGTCTTCCGCACGCCATCGGAGCTCGAGATACCTTTTGGAGAGATCTCCCGAAGATCGCGGTGCTCAGGCAGCAGAGTTGGGGAGATTTCAGTCTTGATAGAATCGAGCGTCAGCGGGAACGAATCGCCAGAG TCGATTGGATGTCAAAGGAGCCGTTTGTAGAAGGAAAAGGGAAGAGATTGCCACTCCCAATCATGGGGAAGATTCCAAAGGCATATCTGAACTATAGTGAGATTCTCCGTGCTCAACTAAGCGGTGGAAACTTTGGTTCTGTCTCGTCGCTTAAAGATAAAGAAGCTGAGGCTCAGATTTCGTCATCTGGGAAGATTGGGACCGATGAGCGTGGCACTGAGTCTCAAGGATTACCAATCGAGAATGCGGACGTCATGACTATCGATCCGTCGGCGAGTGAGTCGGCTGATCCGACGCTGAGTGCTAGTCCTTTaaaaaggaaggagaagaagaaaaagagtaaaTCTTCCAAGGAGATGGTGATAGACTCTGGTGATGGGAGGGATTCAGTTGGTAAGAACACTGCGGCGATCGATCAGTCGGCCGATCGGGAGAAGGAGCCCGAGGATCTAGCGGAGGAAGGTCAGACCGCTTTGCCtatctcaaaaagaaaagagcCGGCCGATGGTGGCTCTCTGGATCATGGCGGGAAGAGATTGAAGAAGGCGTACGATAACTCTTCTCGTTCTTCTTCGGAGATAGCTCTGCCGGCGTCTCGTTTGTTGCCTTGGGGGGGATTAGGTCCTCCATCCGATAGGCTCGCATTGGCTGTGTCCGAGCGTTGGGCTTTTCGTCATGACAAAGACGGTCCGTTGGTTGGCGATCCCAGCGCATGTGCTGAGTTGGTGCGCCAGATTCGAGGCGGTACGCAGCTGATGCCGGAGACTCCTACGCTTGCGTTCCCGGATAGGTTTGCCGAGTCCGCTCAGGCTGATGTGGAG GCTATCTTTCGTAAGAATCAACTCATAGCGGATTATGAGCTGGTGCTGCGAAAGATGGCATCGGATTTCGCCAGTGCCGAGGCCACGATCGAAGCCAAAGAGATGGAGATCGAGGAACTTAAGCAAGCTGCTCTCGTGATCGAGGCCAAAGATGTGGAGATCGAGAAGCTTAAGCAAGCTGCTCTCGTGAAGTCCAAGGAGATCGTTGATGAGCGAACTCGTTTTTATCGCGAGCGTAAACAAGCGAAACAGACATCTGACGATCTCGAAGAAGAGCTGGAGACCGCTCATAGTAAGGTTGCTGAATTGAAGGCGGAGGCTGAGGATCTAAAGAAGACGATGGAATTTGCAAAACAGGTGCATCGTCGCGACCTCGCTTCTCAGACGAGTCGTATTGCGGCTGCGGCGAACGAATGCTTCGACAAGTTCAAGAGGTACATGGTCGATCGGGATAGACGCGAGGAGAAACTTATTCTTCATAGTGAGGCCTCGGGGACTTTAGGTTCGATGGATGTACTGAAAGACTTTGGTACGTCTATCCCAAAGGAGCTCATCGACACCTTGACTGCTAATGAAGCGAATTTCAGGAGAGATATGGAGGAAGTTACCGTCGAGGCTATCACGGAGCAGGATTTCATTCTTCCTCGCTTTAGCGGTCTTGACGTATCCCCGGGTTTGAACCAATCTGACAAGGCGATGGATGCTTCTTCTTCCGACAAGGTCGTCTGA